In the Flavobacteriales bacterium genome, ACCGCTACGCGACCGATGGCAGCGGCTTGAACGCGGTGCTGCTGCGCGACAGCGGTCGGCCCGTGGGCCAGGTGGGCCTGTTGACGCAGGAGGTGGACGGCGTTCCGGAGCTGGAGGTGGGCTATCACCTGCTTCCGGCGCAGTGGGGCCGCGGGTATGCCACGGAGGCCGCGGTGGCCTGCCGGCGGTTCGCCGAAGAGCGCCGCCTGGCCCCCACGCTGATCTCGCTCATCGACCCGGCGAACCACCGGAGCCAGGCCGTGGCGCACCGCAACGGCATGGCGCCGGAGAAGCGCACCGTGCATCGCGGGGTG is a window encoding:
- a CDS encoding GNAT family N-acetyltransferase is translated as MITLPVPALDGLTTERLLFRRLVPEDVAWWMDYIASAEAIRFMPFTVGSRADAEAMIRRSLDRYATDGSGLNAVLLRDSGRPVGQVGLLTQEVDGVPELEVGYHLLPAQWGRGYATEAAVACRRFAEERRLAPTLISLIDPANHRSQAVAHRNGMAPEKRTVHRGVEALVFRTAPAAG